In Carassius carassius chromosome 46, fCarCar2.1, whole genome shotgun sequence, the following proteins share a genomic window:
- the si:rp71-17i16.6 gene encoding uncharacterized protein si:rp71-17i16.6 produces the protein MMEHNMMLENKLIEDDCHLKCKQYLISMFGEAAAEYFLSPSSCSKDIPSWFFQLKDDMKDHMSAVSLWDALRQRSAQTLQESNTEPSLAITNEIVKRVTDWKTLKKQDHLMHLSGVKYMFRCAQRNQAISALLLQHNPLFDYEINKGLN, from the exons ATGATGGAACACAACATGATGTTGGAAAATAAACTGATCGAGGACGATTGCCATCTAAAATGCAAGCAATACCTTATCAG TATGTTTGGAGAAGCAGCCGCAGAGTATTTTCTCAGCCCTTCCTCTTGCTCAAAGGATATACCCTCTTGGTTTTTCCAGCTAAAAGATGACATGAaag ATCACATGAGTGCAGTTAGCCTATGGGATGCTCTGAGACAACGCTCTGCACAGACACTGCAAGAATCAAACACTGAGCCCTCGTTGGCGATTACTAATGAG ATTGTGAAAAGGGTGACAGACTGGAAGACACTCAAGAAACAGGACCATCTGATGCACCTATCAGGGGTGAAATACATGTTCCGCTGTGCTCAGCGTAACCAGGCCATCTCTGCACTCCTTCTACAACATAACCCTCTTTTTGACTATGAGATAAATAAAGGACTGAACTGA
- the LOC132129530 gene encoding phosphatidylinositol 4,5-bisphosphate 3-kinase catalytic subunit gamma isoform-like, protein MENKWDAHQQQEPCSDNNLVFICKLPVREGIQLLDRQEPVQIKLPAQCSVHQLRVRLCMVAQETNRLSEPFALLDPERYSLLYHKEEEWYEIYDDYQVLKTLDAPWFQGTDGLQTVCVTVLARKTASKERIRFQGILNELIGYDLDSSDTNRLSELGYTRRKFATPRREELKNRDPIAYVTEPWITSTVLPNNQQGYIQPKLSVTIYYNSSVLSIKADVTHTPSDLLKTVWESSPKEDLSFEGWSVDYVLKVCGREEFLSEDFQLSEYLWVRHCLENMLELYLSVVAISSLPDNTVGREYWPLVDSLTGLSSSHEELSLKEKKVEDIVMISLWDCERKFRVKLLGFDIPELPSKVPPLVHVEAALIYGRKTVSAVCSTSKEFTDEVLWNTWLEFDILIRDIPHGAKLGLTINASTVEGMSTKDTKSNTSKASDYQKGKGQVLYFVNLQLIDHRSLLSQGPHTLHMWTFPEWDEEAYTYEAEKLSTATNPDVAKAMAITFMLDRYSFPVVLPHAKSSSTSGTSPISDSPTLDLSGESRLYSPSKEASPTTPFIRTDCLRRFKEESVHYASNLPQFLRKIDWMMPTAVQDVHWLLSHWGPEDMELSVALELLSVDFADLKVRRLAVQRLEILSNDEVLKYLLQLVQTLKVEPYHDSCLARFLLKRALRSKRIGHFFFWYLRSEVAGCPFFRQRMAVILEAYLLGCGEAMLTEFQRQVQVVNCLHDVALTVKVLYPDRTDLPSTAPQKLQELLEECNLPSDFLVPFDPRVRAGSIILKDCKVMASKKKPLWLEFSCVQSEAPASPPVGIIFKHGDDLRQDMLIIQTLIVMDSIWKEIGLDLNLVPYGCISTGYNIGMIEIVRNAITIASVQKSQGGVAGAFKNNALYEWLQGKCPFQEKNFQATEKFVTSCAGYCVATYVLGIGDRHNDNIMITEQGNLFHIDFGHILGNTKSFLGVNRERVPFVLTPDFLYVMGRVKCRPSLYFQRFRDTCISAYLSLRAQSRLLVTLFSLMLLTGIPELSMSQDMLYLRTALQQDQGEEEARNHFLQQINLCEQKGWTVQANWWFHMMAGIK, encoded by the exons ATGGAGAACAAATGGGATGCACACCAGCAACAGGAACCTTGTTCAGATAACAACCTTGTATTTATTTGCAAGTTACCAGTCAGGGAAGGTATCCAGTTACTGGACAGGCAGGAGCCCGTTCAGATCAAACTCCCAGCGCAATGCAGCGTCCACCAGCTTCGTGTGCGTCTGTGCATGGTAGCTCAGGAGACTAACAGACTTTCAGAGCCATTTGCACTTCTGGACCCAGAACGATACAGTCTGTTGTACCACAAGGAGGAGGAGTGGTATGAAATTTATGATGACTATCAGGTATTGAAAACTCTGGATGCACCCTGGTTCCAGGGTACCGATGGTCTTCAGACTGTCTGTGTCACTGTATTGGCTCGGAAAACTGCCTCTAAAGAGAGAATTCGCTTCCAAGGCATTCTTAATGAGCTAATTGGCTATGATTTGGACTCTTCAGACACTAATCGTTTAAGTGAGCTAGGCTACACCCGAAGAAAGTTTGCCACACCAAGAAGGGAAGAACTGAAAAACCGGGATCCAATAGCTTATGTCACTGAACCGTGGATAACTTCCACAGTGCTTCCAAACAACCAGCAAGGTTACATTCAGCCAAAACTCTCAGTGACCATTTACTATAATAGTTCAGTCCTTTCCATTAAAGCTGATGTGACACATACCCCCAGTGATCTCCTCAAAACTGTCTGGGAATCATCGCCAAAGGAGGACCTGTCATTCGAAGGATGGTCGGTTGATTATGTACTCAAGGTGTGTGGCAGAGAGGAATTTTTGAGTGAAGACTTCCAGCTTTCTGAATACCTGTGGGTCAGACATTGCCTTGAAAACATGCTGGAGCTTTATCTCTCAGTGGTTGCTATCTCATCCCTTCCAGATAACACAGTAGGTAGAGAGTATTGGCCACTGGTGGACAGTCTCACTGGTCTCTCGAGCTCCCACGAAGAGCTTTCCCTTAAAGAGAAGAAAGTAGAGGACATTGTGATGATTTCCCTCTGGGACTGTGAGAGAAAGTTCAGGGTTAAGCTCCTAGGGTTTGATATCCCAGAACTCCCAAGTAAGGTACCGCCACTTGTCCATGTAGAAGCCGCTTTAATCTATGGTAGAAAGACTGTGTCAGCAGTTTGTTCAACTTCAAAAGAGTTTACAGATGAAGTGCTGTGGAACACCTGGCTGGAATTTGACATTCTGATCAGGGATATCCCTCACGGAGCTAAATTAGGGCTCACAATTAATGCCAGTACTGTCGAAGGCATGTCAACCAAGGACACAAAGTCGAACACCTCTAAAGCATCAGATTACCAGAAAGGAAAAGGGCAAGTATTATACTTCGTAAACCTCCAGTTGATTGACCACAGATCCCTTCTTAGCCAAGGTCCACACACTCTGCACATGTGGACTTTCCCAGAATGGGACGAGGAGGCATACACTTACGAAGCAGAAAAGCTGTCTACAGCCACAAACCCTGATGTAGCCAAAGCAATGGCAATTACCTTTATGCTGGATCGCTACAGCTTTCCCGTTGTCCTGCCACATGCCAAAAGCTCTTCTACTAGTGGTACATCTCCTATTTCTGACTCTCCTACACTGGACCTTTCAGGAGAATCCAGACTCTACTCACCATCCAAAGAGGCTTCTCCAACAACACCTTTCATAAGGACAGATTGTCTCAGAAGGTTTAAAGAAGAAAGTGTCCACTATGCCTCAAATTTACCTCAGTTTCTTCGCAAGATCGACTGGATGATGCCTACTGCGGTCCAGGATGTCCATTGGCTATTGAGTCACTGGGGACCAGAGGATATGGAGCTGTCTGTGGCCCTTGAGCTTCTGAGTGTGGATTTTGCAGACCTGAAGGTCAGAAGATTGGCAGTCCAAAGATTAGAGATCCTATCCAATGATGAAGTACTTAAGTACCTGCTGCAGCTGGTTCAG ACCCTTAAAGTCGAACCATATCATGATAGCTGTTTGGCAAGATTCCTTCTCAAAAGAGCACTGAGG AGCAAACGGATCGGCCACTTCTTTTTCTGGTATTTGCGGAGTGAGGTGGCAGGTTGCCCATTTTTTCGACAGCGTATGGCGGTCATACTGGAGGCATATCTTTTGGGCTGTGGAGAGGCAATGCTGACTGAATTCCAGCGTCAAGTACAAGTAGTCAACTGCCTGCACGACGTGGCTCTAACAGTGAAGGTGCTTTACCCAGATAGAACAGATCTTCCATCAACAG ctccTCAGAAGCTGCAGGAGTTATTGGAGGAGTGCAATTTACCCTCTGACTTCCTGGTGCCTTTTGATCCCCGTGTCAGAGCAGGAAGTATCATA CTAAAAGACTGTAAAGTGATGGCCTCTAAGAAAAAGCCACTCTGGCTTGAGTTCTCCTGTGTACAGTCAGAAGCTCCAGCCTCTCCTCCTGTCGGCATCATCTTTAAGCATGGAGATGACCTCCGACAGGACATGCTTATCATCCAG ACGCTTATTGTCATGGACTCAATTTGGAAAGAAATAGGTTTAGACTTGAACCTGGTGCCCTATGGCTGCATTTCAACAGGATATAACATAG GAATGATTGAGATTGTGCGAAATGCGATCACTATTGCCTCAGTTCAGAAGAGTCAGGGAGGTGTGGCGGGAGCTTTCAAAAACAATGCCTTATATGAATGGCTTCAGGGGAAGTGCCCATTCCAGGAAAAA AACTTTCAAGCTACGGAGAAATTTGTGACCTCGTGTGCCGGCTACTGTGTGGCTACATACGTGCTGGGTATAGGTGACCGCCACAACGACAACATTATGATCACTGAACAAG GGAACTTGTTCCACATTGATTTTGGGCACATCTTGGGCAACACTAAGAGCTTCCTGGGGGTGAACAGAGAAAGGGTGCCCTTTGTCCTCACCCCTGACTTCCTGTATGTTATGGGCAGGGTGAAATGCCGTCCCAGCCTCTACTTCCAGAGATTTAGG GACACCTGTATCAGTGCCTATCTGTCCCTCCGGGCTCAGTCTCGCCTTCTTGTCACTCTGTTCTCTCTAATGCTACTCACGGGAATCCCTGAGCTCAGCATGTCACAGGACATGCTCTACCTGCGAACTGCACTGCAGCAGGATCAGGGGGAAGAAGAAGCTCGGAATCACTTCCTGCAGCAGATTAACCTCTGCGAGCAGAAAGGTTGGACTGTTCAGGCAAACTGGTGGTTTCACATGATGGCGggcataaaatag
- the LOC132129014 gene encoding uncharacterized protein LOC132129014, whose amino-acid sequence MPTSLQTPSSCWTRDAASSDPSCRQIQLCSLGNSKDLSWEPRFALLKNLIVNKRARKTVMFYCSMLLLQLLPIFLKIASDALWELVGNMAMVRSLDYPGDWISAGTLHIMLLVMLQVPPCINPLIYGLRNREVRESLPRLLCWRRNNR is encoded by the exons ATGCCAACATCACTTCAGACGCCCTCCAGCTGCTGGACCAGGGACGCTGCCTCTTCAGATCCATCCTGCCGTCAGATACAGCTGTGCAG TCTTGGCAATTCAAAAGACCTATCCTGGGAACCACGCTTTGCCCTGCTGAAGAACCTCATA GTCAACAAGAGGGCACGCAAAACAGTGATGTTCTACTGCTCCATGCTGCTGCTTCAGCTGCTCCCCATCTTTCTGAAGATAGCCTCGGATGCTCTGTGGGAACTGGTGGGTAACATGGCAATGGTCCGTTCGCTGGATTACCCTGGAGACTGGATATCGGCAGGGACCCTACACATCATGCTGCTGGTGATGCTTCAGGTCCCTCCTTGCATTAATCCACTCATCTATGGTTTGCGCAACAGAGAGGTGAGGGAATCTCTGCCAAGGCTGCTGTGCTGGAGGAGAAACAACCGTTAA